From Triticum aestivum cultivar Chinese Spring chromosome 7B, IWGSC CS RefSeq v2.1, whole genome shotgun sequence:
AAAGACATAAAAAATATGCCAGCCGAGGAAGCGGCGGCCTACCGGAAGCTGTTGGAGCTCAAGGTGCACGGGAAAGACGTTCCGAAGCCAATAAAGACATGGATCCAGAGTGGTCTGACAAGTAAGCTACTTGACACTATCAAGAAGCTTGGTTTTGAGAAACCGATGCCTATACAAGCACAAGCGTTGCCAGTCATAATGAGTGGACGTGATTGTATAGGGGTTGCAAAGACTGGATCTGGTAAGACTCTAGCATTTGTCTTGCCCATGCTGAGGCATGTCAAAGATCAGCCGCCTGTTGTGCCTGGGGATGGCCCTATTGGGCTTATTATGGCTCCTACGAGAGAGCTTGTGGTGCAAATATATTCAGACATAAAAAAGTTCTCCAAGGTGCTCGGCATCAACTGTGTTCCTATATACGGAGGTTCTGGGGTTGCCCAGCAGATCAGTGAACTGAAGAGGGGTGCTGAAATTGTTGTTTGTACACCAGGCAGGATGATTGATATCCTTTGCACTAGCAGTGGCAAGATTACTAACCTTCGAAGAGTGACTTTCTTGGTGCTAGATGAAGCTGATAGGATGTTTGATATGGGTTTTGAGCCTCAGATTACTCGAATCGTTCAGAACACCCGTCCGGATAGGCAGACTGTCCTTTTCTCTGCCACTTTTCCACGGCAGGTGGAGATACTGGCACGTAAAGTGCTGACAAAGCCTGTTGAGATTCAGATGGGTGGGAGGAGTGTCGTGAACAAAGATATCACACAACTGGTGGAAGTGCGACCAGAAAGTGAGAGGTTCTTTAGGCTGTTGGAATTGCTTGGGGAGTGGTTTGCAAACGGAAAAATTCTTGTTTTTGTACAGTCGCAAGATAAGTGTGATTCTCTACTGAAAGAGCTGTTCCAGCACGGATACCCATGTTTGTCTCTACATGGTGGAAAGGATCAAAATGACCGTGAATCAACTCTTGCTGATTTCAAGAGTAATGTATGCAGCTTACTGATTGCTACCAGTGTTGCTGCAAGGGGTTTAGATGTGAAAGATCTTGAGCTTGTTGTCAATTATGATGTAACTAATCATTATGAGGACTATGTTCATCGGGTCGGGCGAACGGGTCGTGCTGGTAGGAAGGGCTGTGCTGTAacttttatttctgaggaagaggAACGCTATGCACCAGACCTTGTTAAGGCTTTGGAGCTATCTGAACAGGCCGTTCCAGAGGACCTGAAAGCCTTAGCGGATCGATTTATGTCAAAGGTCAAACAGGGGACAGAGCAGGCCCATGGAACAGGCTATGGTGGAAGTGGTTTCAAGTtcaatgaagaagaggaggaagcacGGAAATCTGCAAAAAGGGCTCAGGCAAGGGAATATGGATATGAGGAGGACAAGTCAGATTCAGATTCTGACGATGAAGGAGGTGTGCGTAAACAGGGAGGTGATGTTGCAGCACAAGCTATTGCTGCTGCTCAAGCTGCCGCTGCTTTGGCTGCTGCCAGGGCTACTAGTAATGCCCAGCAGCAAGTACCAGCCACAACGGCTGGCTCCTTGCTTCCTCTGCCGGTCGCACCTAACCAACAAAACAATGAAGCCACACAACGAGCACTTGATGCTGCATACAACTTACAGAAAAATTTGGCAAGGATACAGGCCCATGCAGTTCCAGAACACTATGAAGCGGAGCTTGAGATTAATGATTTCCCACAAAATGCTCGCTGGAAGATCACTCACAAAGAGACATTGGTTCCCATTCAGGAATGGACTGGAGCGGCAATTACTACAAGGGGAACCTTTATTCCTCAAGGCAAAATTGTTGGTGCTAACGAGCGCAAGCTGTACCTGTTCATTGAGGGCCCCAATGAGTCTTCCGTCAAGAAGGCGAAAGCAGAATTGAAGCGTGTCCTTGAGGATTGTGCCAACCAGGCACTGAATCTTCCAGGTTCTGCTCAAACCGGAAAGTATTCTGTTCTTTGATCTGCAGTTTGTATAACAAAATGGATAAAGTATGGGAGATGTTGAAATTTTCTTGAGAAGGTACGAAGAATTTATGTCATAGTCATCATAGATAGTCATCATAGATTAAATATTAACTGCTTATGTGTAGACTgataactccgcctatgttgtctcaacatagccagtcccaagcccgggtaaaggaggagggttgtgataggcttggcgagccaacgtaaaaactcagccactcttatggagatgaaacccaaaagattttcgttggggagttagttgcgagatcttatgggtttcacctctagcctaccccaacttgtttgggactaaaggctttgttgttgttgttgttgttgttgttgttgttgtgtgtaGACTGATATGCAAAATCGCACATGACATTTCCCTTTTTTCCTCCAAGCATCATAATTCCCAAATTATGTATTTCAACTTTCTTATCTTGTACTCCCAGATATGCAACTATTTTTAGTGCAAAGTACCATGTTTCTTTttgacaactactccctccgtactTGTCCGAGgaacggatgtatctagatgtattttagttctagatacatccatgtgtatccatttctacgacaagtatttccggacggagggagtatattgcaaAGTACTACCATGTTATTTTTTGTTTGCATATTTTTATTTACTAACCATCTTCTGGGTCTATTTTCACATTGCAGCTTACCGTGGTTTGCAGATCACAATCCAATTGTTGGACTTCAGATATGCAACTATTTTTTAAAACTTTAAGCCATTATATTAGGCAGCTAGCAGTTACTTAGTGCCATGTGGTTATTGTGAAAACTGTCTAGCTTGGAACGTTTTGACAATTTCTATAATTCTTTTGACAAACTTTTATTGCCTTTGGACATAAGGCTTAGAATGCTGGTCACTGTTGTGAACATGCAGTTTACTGTTGTGAACACTAAATGGAGAATGCtgccttcctttttctttttcatgcAGTTTACTGTTGTGAGCACTAATTGGAGAATGCTGCCTCCCAGATATGCAGAATGCTGCCTTCCATTTTTATGTTCCACGCAGTTTACTGTTGTGAACGCTAAATGGAGATTCATGGTGTACTGTTCACCATAGTATTGTTGGGAATAAAAACTTAAACGCCAAAGGGGCGCTGAGTTTTCTGGTGCAACTTTGAAGCTGTGCACTTAGGGAGTGATGACGAAAGCAATAGTTTACTACTAGCACTTAATTTGAATTTATCTGTGTTAAATTTGTGGTTTGGTTTAGATTATGCGCCATTTCTACCTTGTTTTTTTTGAAACGCCATTTCTACCTTGTGAACTTGTAGCCATGATGCTTTCTGTAGATATGAtgctcttttttttttgaaacaagaagACATGATGCTCTTGTTTTGTTCTTCAGATGCACTATACTGTTGCAAGCAGAGAATCGTGTTTCTGAGGCGGTGGTGCGACTGGTGGTCGAAGAGGCTGGGGGCCCATATTTTCAGAGATAGAAAGATTGTGCTtgttatcatgtactccctccgtcccaaaatgagGGAGTAATTTGCTGCTGCAGTTGAGTGACAACAGTTTGCTTCGACGGCGTAGGTCGCGTTGATGTTTTGTACCTGTTACCTGTGCTGAAGACGAAACTATTGAAGAGGTACGGTATCGATGGTACGGCAAAAGTTTTTGGTTGGCGTAACACTGCTAGACCCCTGAAAAATGTACACTTAATCTGACCACTTATGCGGCGAAAAATTTAAAACTTAATTTGTCAATTGCCCCCTTGAAAAACTTATTTTGTAATCTTGCCCCTGCAATTCGCGCCTAACGACCAGACGCCTGATAGGCTGATACAGGTGACGGTGCCATCTCACCAGATGCATTTTACCGTGGCAGAGCATTTTGTCTACAGTGATTATCTGCTGTAAATAGTATTTCAGCTCTCTGACTTGCCTCTACTATATTTTACACAAGAGTATTGCAGCGTCCCTGCCTTCCCTCCCAAAGTCAGAGGAGACGGTTCCCTC
This genomic window contains:
- the LOC123156230 gene encoding DEAD-box ATP-dependent RNA helicase 42 — translated: MSSGDDDRITVSKHHHRDKDKDRDHSSSRRHRDKDRPSSRHHRDDRDGERERDRDRDRHHRDKERDREERKARERAEKEREKEEKREREREEREMEKERERARRREERDREKEKSRRREAVDEEENEDRDRDRKRRRRSLHRHHHRDVEPEETPLTREEEEDAEEVERRRQKEEDMEAEQQRLDDEMERRRRRVKEWQEKKRREQQQEDGTSGGAAAIEADGGGKSGKKWTLDGEESDEEDVKKLEENAGTGAMDVDLPNMDNGSNGGAGLEEDEIDPLDAFMDSMVLPVVAKLESAATAMESVLADNAGCLNDKSVKDATSNEDKKRQMMAIGRIMQGDDSDSDYDDANNGEAGSDDEDDAEFIKRVKKTKAEKLVIVDHSKIDYQPFRKNFYIEVKDIKNMPAEEAAAYRKLLELKVHGKDVPKPIKTWIQSGLTSKLLDTIKKLGFEKPMPIQAQALPVIMSGRDCIGVAKTGSGKTLAFVLPMLRHVKDQPPVVPGDGPIGLIMAPTRELVVQIYSDIKKFSKVLGINCVPIYGGSGVAQQISELKRGAEIVVCTPGRMIDILCTSSGKITNLRRVTFLVLDEADRMFDMGFEPQITRIVQNTRPDRQTVLFSATFPRQVEILARKVLTKPVEIQMGGRSVVNKDITQLVEVRPESERFFRLLELLGEWFANGKILVFVQSQDKCDSLLKELFQHGYPCLSLHGGKDQNDRESTLADFKSNVCSLLIATSVAARGLDVKDLELVVNYDVTNHYEDYVHRVGRTGRAGRKGCAVTFISEEEERYAPDLVKALELSEQAVPEDLKALADRFMSKVKQGTEQAHGTGYGGSGFKFNEEEEEARKSAKRAQAREYGYEEDKSDSDSDDEGGVRKQGGDVAAQAIAAAQAAAALAAARATSNAQQQVPATTAGSLLPLPVAPNQQNNEATQRALDAAYNLQKNLARIQAHAVPEHYEAELEINDFPQNARWKITHKETLVPIQEWTGAAITTRGTFIPQGKIVGANERKLYLFIEGPNESSVKKAKAELKRVLEDCANQALNLPGSAQTGKYSVL